The Paenibacillus spongiae nucleotide sequence TCTTCCTTGCAGTGGAACGCACTAACAAGCCGTTCGCCGTTCGGCCTTACACGCTTGCCTTCCTTGAATTCAAACGTCTGAATGCCTTTGCCTCCACGGCCCTGGACGGGATAATCAAGCAAGAGCGAGCGTTTGGCAAAGCCAATTTCGGTGAGGACAAGTACTTCCCCTTCGTCCCCGGAAACCCACTCGGCCGCTATGACCTCGTCATCTGGCTTCAGCTGAATGCCGCGTACACCGGCTGCAACGCGTCCCATCGGATTGACTTCACTCTCCTGGAAGCGGATGCTCATACCCAGCTTGGTAACTAACAGCATCTCCATATTGCCCTCGCTGACGGCGACCCGCAGCACTTCATCGCCATCGGTAACCTTAACCGCGGCGATTGCCGTTGAACGCGACGATTTGTATTCTTTGAGCTCCGTCCGCTTCACTTGTCCCCGCTTCGTAACGAAAACCAGCGTACGGTTTGCTTCTTCGAAGTCCTTCACCGGTATAACGCTGACGATCGAATCGTCCTTCGGCATCGTCACGACGTTCACGACAGCCGTTCCCGTGTCCTTCCACTTGAACTCCGGGATCTGATGGACGGGAAGCTGAAAGTACTGCCCTTTGCGCGTGAATAATAGCAGCTGGTCGATTGTGTTCACGTCGAGCATGGTGCGAATAACGTCGCCTTCCTTAACCCCGGCGCTCTCCAGCTCGCCGCCCGAGCGGACGAAGGACAGCTTGGAGGTCCGCTTGATATACCCCTCGTGGCTGAGCGTTACGAAGACCTCTTCCGCCGGTACCATCACTTCCAGATTGACCTTGAGCTCTTCAACCTCGCCCTGAATATCCGAGCGCCGGTCGATGCCGTATTTATCGCGGATTTCCACAAGCTCGCCCTTGATCACGCTGATCAGCTTCTTCTCGCTGTCAAGTATGGAGCGGTAATATGCAATCCGCTTCTGCGTTTCTTTCAATTCTTTTTCCAAAGAAGTGATTTCCAGGTTCGTAAGCCTGTATAGCTGGAGCGTAAGTATCGCCTCGGCCTGGCGTTCGGTGAACCCGAATTTTTGCACGAGATTGTTCTGTGCATCCTGGCGATTCTTCGATGCCTTGATCGCAGCGATGATCTCGTCCAGAATGTTCAGCGCTTTAACCAAGCCTTCCAGTACATGAGCGCGGTCCTCCGCCTTCTCCAGCTCATATCGGGTACGATAGGTGACTACTTCCTTCTGGTGGGCGATGTAAGCCTGCAGAATCTCGCGCAAGCCGAGCTGTTTCGGCGTCTTGTTGACGATTGCCACCATGTTGAAGTTGTACGTAACCTGCAGATCCGTCTTCTTCAGCAGGAATGCCAGAACGCCCTTGGCGTCTGCATCCTTCTTCAGCTCGACAACGATCCGCAGTCCGTTGCGCCCGCTCTCGTCCCTTACCTCCGAGATGCCATCGACCTTCTTCTCAATCCGGATGTTCTCCATTACGGTAACTAGCCGCGATTTGACAACCTGGTACGGAATCTCCGTAATGACGATTTGTTGGCGTCCGCCCTTTAAATCCTCGATCGCGGCTTTGGAGCGAATATAGATGCGGCCCCTGCCCGTTTCATACG carries:
- the gyrA gene encoding DNA gyrase subunit A, whose translation is MSILEQFLPAFLEEVVGDRFGRYSKYIIQERAIPDVRDGLKPVQRRILYSMYDAGNTPDKPYRKSAKTVGDVMGNYHPHGDSSIYEGMVRMAQPWKMGHVLVDGHGNWGSQDDDPAAAMRYTEARLSPIAMELLRDIEKRTVLFKDNFDNTTKEPVVLPSRFPNLLVNGVTGISAGFATEIPTHNLREVINACIASMDKPDISIEELMTIVKGPDFPTGGLIMGEEGIREAYETGRGRIYIRSKAAIEDLKGGRQQIVITEIPYQVVKSRLVTVMENIRIEKKVDGISEVRDESGRNGLRIVVELKKDADAKGVLAFLLKKTDLQVTYNFNMVAIVNKTPKQLGLREILQAYIAHQKEVVTYRTRYELEKAEDRAHVLEGLVKALNILDEIIAAIKASKNRQDAQNNLVQKFGFTERQAEAILTLQLYRLTNLEITSLEKELKETQKRIAYYRSILDSEKKLISVIKGELVEIRDKYGIDRRSDIQGEVEELKVNLEVMVPAEEVFVTLSHEGYIKRTSKLSFVRSGGELESAGVKEGDVIRTMLDVNTIDQLLLFTRKGQYFQLPVHQIPEFKWKDTGTAVVNVVTMPKDDSIVSVIPVKDFEEANRTLVFVTKRGQVKRTELKEYKSSRSTAIAAVKVTDGDEVLRVAVSEGNMEMLLVTKLGMSIRFQESEVNPMGRVAAGVRGIQLKPDDEVIAAEWVSGDEGEVLVLTEIGFAKRSLLLDYPVQGRGGKGIQTFEFKEGKRVRPNGERLVSAFHCKEERELMLLTSSGAQLTFSTEKAPIDDRKSTGKAVVAVDKKDVIETAFTRVTN